The Coffea arabica cultivar ET-39 chromosome 8e, Coffea Arabica ET-39 HiFi, whole genome shotgun sequence genome window below encodes:
- the LOC140012930 gene encoding uncharacterized protein, which produces MRFKRGSKVEVMNKKEVPISWRSAEILNGNGHTYYVRYEYHPVMNNRSMMERVSRKFVRPCPLPSQGIETWKVGDTVEVFEDFSWKIATILTVMQGDYYTVRLLGSSKESNVHKLNIREQWLWLDDKWILMGKKSGACGVNQVNKQSSLNYYEKTSFQAAKFNAGTHTEAQKNCLDIEKRNGLQEFHKLSRSLKRLSQDSSCVIESLTGKAYKIRAVEKDYRKQKVAPPSLVEKVDLVASPKENLGEINMRASVDNRMIGYKERKRENLDGAAGSYLARSLESRDTESSDFDSDASSVGSCSVNSERQRRFPYRLAQIPFQVTDSVCSDAESFCGSTDKEESCSLSLPLEEEVATSIHNLELHAYRCTLEALHASGPLSWDQETLLTNLRMMLHISNDEHLMEIRSLLSGTNFGSMLPLLPKV; this is translated from the exons ATGAGGTTTAAAAGGGGCAGTAAGGTGGAGGTTATGAACAAAAAGGAGGTGCCAATCTCTTGGCGTAGTGCCGAGATACTAAATGGGAATGGTCATACTTATTATGTGAGGTATGAGTACCATCCGGTTATGAACAACAGATCTATGATGGAAAGGGTGTCAAGGAAATTTGTTAGACCCTGTCCTCTGCCTTCACAGGGCATAGAGACTTGGAAAGTTGGAGATACTGTGGAGGTTTTTGAAGATTTCTCATGGAAAATTGCCACCATATTGACAGTTATGCAGGGGGATTACTACACGGTGAGGCTACTTGGAAGCTCCAAGGAATCCAATGTACACAAATTGAATATCCGAGAGCAATGGTTATGGCTAGATGACAAATGGATCCTGATGGGAAAG AAATCTGGAGCATGTGGAGTAAATCAAGTCAACAAGCAATCAAGTTTGAATTACTATGAGAAAACAAGCTTCCAAGCAGCAAAATTTAATGCAGGGACACACACTGAAGCACAAAAAAATTGTTTAGACATTGAGAAACGAAATGGGTTGCAGGAGTTTCACAAATTATCAAGATCCCTCAAAAGATTGTCCCAGGATAGTTCATGTGTTATTGAATCACTTACTGGGAAGGCTTACAAAATCAGAGCAGTCGAGAAAGATTATAGGAAACAAAAGGTGGCTCCACCCTCATTGGTGGAAAAGGTAGATCTTGTTGCTTCTCCAAAAGAGAATCTGGGTGAAATAAACATGCGTGCTTCCGTTGACAATAGAATGATTGGATATAAAGAACGAAAAAGAGAAAATCTAGATGGTGCTGCTGGATCTTACTTAGCTAGAAGCTTAGAATCTAGGGATACCGAATCCAGTGATTTTGATAGTGATGCTTCTTCTGTTGGTAGTTGTAGTGTCAATAGCGAGCGACAGAGACGGTTTCCCTATCGTTTGGCGCAGATTCCTTTTCAGGTGACAGATAGTGTTTGTAGCGATGCGGAGTCATTTTGTGGTTCAACAGATAAGGAAGAAAGTTGTTCTCTTTCTCTTCCTTTGGAAGAAGAAGTGGCAACAAGTATTCATAACTTGGAGTTGCATGCTTATCGCTGTACTTTAGAGGCATTGCATGCTTCTGGACCCTTAAGTTGGGACCAGGAGACATTGCTGACAAATCTTCGTATGATGCTCCATATATCAAATGATGAACATTTGATGGAGATAAGGAGCCTACTTTCTG GGACAAATTTTGGAAGCATGCTTCCCTTGCTTCCCAAGGTTTAA
- the LOC113703624 gene encoding GTP-binding nuclear protein Ran-3: MALPNQQTVDYPSFKLVIVGDGGTGKTTFVKRHLTGEFEKKYEPTIGVEVHPLDFFTNCGKIRFYCWDTAGQEKFGGLRDGYYIHGQCAIIMFDVTARLTYKNVPTWHRDLCRVCENIPIVLCGNKVDVKNRQVKAKQVTFHRKKNLQYYEISAKSNYNFEKPFLYLARKLAGDPNLHFVESPALLPPEVQIDLVAQQQHEAELAQAAAQPLPDDDDDTFE; this comes from the exons ATG GCGCTGCCGAATCAGCAGACCGTGGATTATCCCAGTTTCAAGCTTGTAATTGTTGGTGACGGTGGAACTG GGAAAACTACATTTGTGAAGAGGCATCTTACTGGTGAATTTGAGAAGAAATATGAAC CAACTATTGGTGTGGAAGTTCATCCATTGGACTTCTTTACAAACTGTGGGAAGATTCGTTTCTATTGCTGGGATACAGCTGGACAGGAGAAATTTGGTGGGCTTCGGGATGGATACTA TATCCATGGACAGTGTGCTATAATCATGTTTGATGTAACAGCTCGATTGACGTACAAGAATGTTCCTACGTGGCACCGTGATCTTTGTCG GGTTTGCGAGAACATACCAATTGTACTTTGTGGAAACAAGGTTGATGTGAAGAATAGGCAAGTGAAGGCAAAGCAGGTTACCTTCCACCGCAAAAAGAACTTGCAGTACTATGAGATTTCAGCAAAGAGCAATTACAACTTTGAGAAGCCTTTCCTATATCTTGCAAGGAAACTCGCTGG GGACCCTAACTTGCATTTTGTCGAGTCCCCTGCCCTTTTACCCCCTGAAGTTCAGATTGACTTGGTTGCACAGCAACA GCATGAGGCTGAGCTTGCTCAAGCTGCTGCTCAGCCACTCCCTGACGACGATGATGACACTTTCGAGTAA